One window of the Nothobranchius furzeri strain GRZ-AD chromosome 3, NfurGRZ-RIMD1, whole genome shotgun sequence genome contains the following:
- the si:zfos-1056e6.1 gene encoding uncharacterized protein si:zfos-1056e6.1 isoform X1, which yields MLWAEIKMSRISFGQSFHESTVWIALRRLDKNDKRVVALREVSIPSATQVSMVTEIITSSFRLNSLNLILKIRNHHGHLIPLNCSIPANSKHTPHVLEVTRVFQHATASEDVIICSCDFVAVRPKSRTVPTTVINKSMKTRLQAIDRRMQKLNDLLPQIKPRHNEKLMQEIESLKQKLTFLYQRMQVADSHSWKGMPSRAPLW from the exons ATGCTTTGGGCGGAAATAAAAATGTCTCGTATCAGTTTTGGTCAATCATTTCATGAATCGACGGTCTGGATCGCTCTGAGGCGTCTTGACAAAAACG ATAAAAGAGTGGTGGCTCTACGAGAAGTCTCCATTCCTTCAGCGACTCAGGTCAGCATGGTCACAGAG ATCATCACCAGTTCTTTCAGACTGAACTCTCTCAATCTCATACTGAAG ATCAGGAACCACCATGGTCATCTGATCCCTCTGAACTGCTCCATCCCTGCTAACAGCAAACACAC aCCACATGTGCTTGAGGTGACTAGGGTCTTTCAGCACG CAACAGCATCTGAAGATGTCATCATCTGTAGCTGTGATTTTGTTGCAGTTCGCCCCAAATCCAGAACTGTTCCTACGACTGTGATCAACAAGAGCATGAAGACCAGGCTGCAGGCCATCGACAGGAGG ATGCAGAAACTAAATGATCTGCTGCCTCAGATTAAACCACGGCACAATGAAAAACTAATGCAG GAGATTGAAAGTCTGAAGCAGAAGTTAACATTTCTTTATCAGAGAATGCAG gtggcagattccCACAGCTGGAAAGGGATGCCGAGCAGAGCCCCCCTGTGGTAA
- the si:zfos-1056e6.1 gene encoding uncharacterized protein si:zfos-1056e6.1 isoform X2: MLWAEIKMSRISFGQSFHESTVWIALRRLDKNDKRVVALREVSIPSATQVSMVTEIITSSFRLNSLNLILKIRNHHGHLIPLNCSIPANSKHTPHVLEVTRVFQHVRPKSRTVPTTVINKSMKTRLQAIDRRMQKLNDLLPQIKPRHNEKLMQEIESLKQKLTFLYQRMQVADSHSWKGMPSRAPLW; this comes from the exons ATGCTTTGGGCGGAAATAAAAATGTCTCGTATCAGTTTTGGTCAATCATTTCATGAATCGACGGTCTGGATCGCTCTGAGGCGTCTTGACAAAAACG ATAAAAGAGTGGTGGCTCTACGAGAAGTCTCCATTCCTTCAGCGACTCAGGTCAGCATGGTCACAGAG ATCATCACCAGTTCTTTCAGACTGAACTCTCTCAATCTCATACTGAAG ATCAGGAACCACCATGGTCATCTGATCCCTCTGAACTGCTCCATCCCTGCTAACAGCAAACACAC aCCACATGTGCTTGAGGTGACTAGGGTCTTTCAGCACG TTCGCCCCAAATCCAGAACTGTTCCTACGACTGTGATCAACAAGAGCATGAAGACCAGGCTGCAGGCCATCGACAGGAGG ATGCAGAAACTAAATGATCTGCTGCCTCAGATTAAACCACGGCACAATGAAAAACTAATGCAG GAGATTGAAAGTCTGAAGCAGAAGTTAACATTTCTTTATCAGAGAATGCAG gtggcagattccCACAGCTGGAAAGGGATGCCGAGCAGAGCCCCCCTGTGGTAA
- the si:zfos-1056e6.1 gene encoding uncharacterized protein si:zfos-1056e6.1 isoform X3, which translates to MVTEIITSSFRLNSLNLILKIRNHHGHLIPLNCSIPANSKHTPHVLEVTRVFQHATASEDVIICSCDFVAVRPKSRTVPTTVINKSMKTRLQAIDRRMQKLNDLLPQIKPRHNEKLMQEIESLKQKLTFLYQRMQVADSHSWKGMPSRAPLW; encoded by the exons ATGGTCACAGAG ATCATCACCAGTTCTTTCAGACTGAACTCTCTCAATCTCATACTGAAG ATCAGGAACCACCATGGTCATCTGATCCCTCTGAACTGCTCCATCCCTGCTAACAGCAAACACAC aCCACATGTGCTTGAGGTGACTAGGGTCTTTCAGCACG CAACAGCATCTGAAGATGTCATCATCTGTAGCTGTGATTTTGTTGCAGTTCGCCCCAAATCCAGAACTGTTCCTACGACTGTGATCAACAAGAGCATGAAGACCAGGCTGCAGGCCATCGACAGGAGG ATGCAGAAACTAAATGATCTGCTGCCTCAGATTAAACCACGGCACAATGAAAAACTAATGCAG GAGATTGAAAGTCTGAAGCAGAAGTTAACATTTCTTTATCAGAGAATGCAG gtggcagattccCACAGCTGGAAAGGGATGCCGAGCAGAGCCCCCCTGTGGTAA